From the genome of Vitis riparia cultivar Riparia Gloire de Montpellier isolate 1030 chromosome 2, EGFV_Vit.rip_1.0, whole genome shotgun sequence:
GTTCAGTCACCTGGGCAGCCACCTCCTCCACACGCTCCGGCTCTGCAGGGAAGTGGAAAGAATCGGCAAATTCGATCAGGGATTGCCCTAGTTTCTCCATCTTCTGCATCTCCTCCAACAACCCAGCTGAAcccttcttttccttcttcttccaGTCCTCTCCAATTCGGTCTTGCAGGCCAATAATCGATTGTGCCCAAGGCAGTTGCCGTGGAATAGGGAAGTGGGTGGGCAAACCACTCCTTTCTTGGCAAGGAATCGCCGCCACTAAGGTCCATGTTACGAACGACAGGACAATGCTCATCACGAACACCGGCAACGCCAGGCCGGTGGATTCGGCGCCGCGCGGCGCCGCGATATTGCCCAACATCAACTGAATCTGCTTCGCCGCGGACCACGACTTCGACACAGTCCAGGACAGCGATCGGAACTGCCCGGCTACCCGGTCCTTGGAGCCTCTCCGGCCGAAGGACCACGCTCGCTCCGTCGCTTTGGAATTGATGCTCTCCTTGTCCTCCACTGTCATTGACGCCACCAGAGAACTCAAAGCCTTCTTCGCACGCCGAACTTGGCCTTCACCAATCGGCCTCTGTTCCAACGCAGTCACTGCAATCTCCGCCAATTTGTGCCAATGCCGAACCGACTCCACCCCATGCGTCACCGCATTACACACATCCAACGCCTTCACCACCCGTTCAAGCAGCTCAGGAATGAGACGATCCAGAGGGGGCCTGGCGATATGCGAAGGGTCACGACCCATAAACACCAGCGCCTTGAACTCCGCTTCGCAACAGAGAAAGACATCAAGCAGCTTCCGCAGCCAAGCTATTGAAAGAAGAGGGTCGACGGAGGCATCAGCAGTGGCATCAGATGCAGAAAGGAGATCAGAGAAGCGATCAGCAACATGTTTTTGGAAAATCTCAAGGTCCTCAAGGTCTTGCTCATGGTTGCCATCCATAGAGGCAATCTGGTTTCTGCGGATGCTGATGCGGCCCAGAAAGGAGCCCTGATACTCAGTTGCAGGCATGATTGAAGAAGAAGGGGTGGGAgatcgagagagagagagggaccGAGAGAcaggaaaaatgaaaagggaagAAAGCAGAAGAGAGGAAGTCAAAAAAGAAGAGGGTGAGATGAAGAATCGGTTGTGGCAGTTATACATATGAGGTTATACACATGTACATCAGTGGTGTAGCTTATTGGGGACGAGACCGTTTCTTCTTTATCTTCTCTTGGACGCTCACTGCGAACCATTcctcctttcttctctttccctttttgCCCTCCTATTCACTCGAGTtcaattccgatttccaaattccaAGTAGGTTGGTgcaattcttacttattttaaaataagctctttttcttttctttttttttttttttttttgcgtttTTTAAGTTTCCTACATCCATTGTCATTCAAGTTCCGAAATCTAACGGTTAGTTTGGTAATGGTTCTTTcatatggttttttttctttaaaatataaaaataaaaaataattgaattcaaagggcattttctatattttttttacttttttttttatagaatattttgaGTAGTAGAGAATGGTTTGATATTATATACTAATATATTAATGTAGAGTACACTAgtggaaaataaattagaaaaaatattttttatttttaagttcctatataaaattttatttttaaagttaattaaaaatctgtttgataataatttcaaaaaatatttttaatatttataataattaaaaaaatttatcattcaaatattagaaatactaaaaGCATTTTATGGAATCACTCCTAAACGGATTATAAGAGTGcaatttgtattaattttaaaaagcatttctagtgtttttaatacttaaaaatttttatcttttaattattaaaaattattaaaaatatttcctaaaattaaaattattatcaaacacactctaaggttattataagtgtttttaaaaattgttttaaacaaTATTGAGAaacaaatcttaaaatattaaataggaatttaaaatttttgtttaaataaattattttgttgtaaaaatattttaggatttgttaaataatatttttgaaaaaagtttttgagaataattgttGCAAAAGTACTTTAATTTttcaacaacaacaaaagaacacaaaacacaatatcattatatataatataaaaattttcaatcattttctatatttgggATTGAGAACTTTACAAAACACTTCAAAATACCTGACTTATTATAaagttaatgaaaaaaaatcaactttaagCCAAAATCTTGCTTAATGTGTATTTtagcttaaaattttattttaaaaaagtgtcCCAAATAGTATTtagtataatttaattattttttatatatcttgttTGGacataaaaatttctttttaagcaattttatttttgaataatattttgcatgaaattccattctattgaattcaatttaaatttaagaaaaattcagAGCAGATAAATTGAGAGAAAAGAGATTCCAGAGAATGGCAGTTCGGTGGTATTGGGAAAAAGAGAGGGGAGTTATAGCGAGAGGGTTGGAAAATGAGGAGTTGGCGAGTGAGGGAAGATGAAAGCGGCGTTGAACGCGTTGTTGGACAGAAGGAAGAGAAAGAGGGGCCAGTGTAAGAGCCCCATCGGCTCTCAGCCCTCAGCTCTCATTGGGTGGCTTTTGACCCAGTCCTCTCTCCACAACCCCTCCCACCATCCATATTCAGGGGCAGGGACCCACTCCCACGACCCTCCTGCCGCCCATCCTCGCTCATCACACTGCCCCCAATCATCTGGTTGATTGACGGCCTGGATTTTATCTGGATTTCTGTGTCTTTTTTTCTAGGCAGATCTGGCCCCAGTCTACCTGCAGATCTCTTGAACCCGGCCCACCCGCTCAATTGGTTTTTCGTTTGCCGGTCTGATAAAATCAGTCAAATCGATTTACGTATTTGATTCAACCAATTatagtcattttagtttttttttttaaataattttaaaccaaATCcaatctatcaatttttttaaccataCACACCCTCAAGTTTaacataatttatacataatatTTATGGAGAAGATAATTAAAGAGGGGTGAAATACGTATGCCTTTGTTTCAATATCAATGATCTTGATAATAGATATTTCgattaaaatatggaaaacatGTCCCAAAGTTTCATTCTTCCTTTCAAGTTTCAACATCCTTCCCGAAATATGTGTGATGAAAGCAGGAAAATGGAATCTgaattaattatcaaaaatatagaCAGAAAAGTCAAGATGTTGGGGACCATAACTCTGCGGCTCAGGGCCTCAGGCTTTACAAGGTTGACGAGGCCTAATATATCATTTGCCAAACGTGGCGATTACTTGGAAATGGAGCCGGCTCAACCCGGTTGGTCAACCTCATAAAaccattaataaaaatattttattttaggtaaaATCATCAGAGATTGTTCATTtctttaataacaataatttctCAGCAGGTATGACTTATGAGCATGGTCCATCGAGACAGCTTTCACGTCTGTATTTTCAATTGTGTGCGCTTAATATGATTCTTCTCAAACAGATTTTCCAAGAATTTAATAAcgcatgtttttttaaaaagaaaattattttctcaatacTTTTTGAATTGTCCAACACATAAGTCCCATTTTAGAATTGTCCAATACTTTttattagaaatagaaaaagaacatATATCTTTTACcatgaaaaaaatttgtattttactaCTATCTTAGccctcattattattattattatcattatgtTGTATGAGCTTCAATAAAATTGACCATGAAGggtaatatattggtttttattgaataacttcatcttgttaatttttaataagaacaattactttttttttaatcaaagtaaaaattaattttatgctCTTCTTTAAAGTCAtaagacattattattatttttaatgtttattgaaaaatatcttttattaggGTATCATTTCGAAATCAAAATCGGGTTAATTCTTGATAActttttgaatttgtatttttcaaattaCAGTTTGTTCACTTGGAATaagtatttaaaagaaataataattcaaaaatgacaaaatataaaTACTTCAATGTCAATGCTAGTTGAGTTATTGAAAGTTATAACGGTTGTTTTCAAGTTTGATAAAACTATTAAATATGGTGGAAGAGCTTATGCGGGTGATTGTTCATTGtgtaaatgaattttataatattaggaTTTTAGAATTTTGCTTTCAACTTGGATtttcaattaaagttaaaatgaaaaatttattaaaaaaacataattgtcAAATATAAGGAATGGTGAATTATGTTGAATGGAAGAAAGTCAAAGAAAGATTTAGTAAAATCTCGTAACCATGAATGGAAAAGTGGATGAAGATAGAAGCCCACACGGCATCATGTCTAATCGCTATTTGATTGGGTCACCACTCATATCTTCATCTGGGTCCCTAATTCACAGAGCCAAGtggggttttatttatttatattataaagagAATCTTATAGGATTTTAGCGCCCCATTTGTGATTGTTCAACAGATTAAAAGATGCTTTGGTCTGGTTACTAGGCTTTCCTATAGCCTACATGTGTCCAAAGCTCTTCAGAGTAAATTCAAAGGTCAACCTTTTCCTTCTAGACATATCCTATGCACCTGATCGGAGCCTCTTGCATCACGTGACCGACCACTCCTCTGAGCCCGACCTCTATTTGAATCCAATTTTAATTCGAGGGAGGTGTTTGGATGCAGCGATTTACACGCCCTAGCCGAGCGGAGAATTGGCGAACCGCAATCCAAACGCGCTGGCCCAATCACCCCACGTTGGTCCTATGTAAGCCCAATTCTAAACTATATGTAAAGTGGTTTGTGGTTGCGGTTAGCCTGTGGCAGAAATTCTGGGCCCCCAAATGTAAAGCAGGCCAAACAGTTGGATGGGCTGGGCTGCTCTGCTCTCCTTGCTTTAAAGTTTAGGTCTAATTCAAGTGGGCTTTATGGTATGTTTATCGTCAGATTCAGGAATCTCTatattaaaagatataaatttttttaatagtaatattattttttaaaacagtccctgtatcaattttatatttttaaagtatttatatatatatattttttgctttGCAAAAAAGTAAGAGATATTTAAAATTAGCTACAAAactgaaataaaaacattcatatAAGTAGATGAttattaatctttatataaataaaatgaaaataaatttagaaaaatatgatttattagTTTACCTTTTATGTGCTAGAACATCAttaattttgttgtaaaataaagacaaatataatgcaaatcaaagtagtagagataaaatatatcttactttgatatataatatggaagaaggaatcaaagaagagaattgagaaagtgaaagaaagagagaaagagagagaatgagaggaagaactttctttctttctcgggatgcttttacatggaggggtaagaagccttttataggcttcataatatgaactccatttactcatctttaagatgagtaatgggagttcataatggccatcaatgtggtcattcattcttttcatttacaacactcccccttggatgaccaccatattaaagaatatgcctcattaaaaccttgctagtaaaaaaccctataggaaaaacctagcgaaagaaaaaaagtacaatattcttttcttggtatattaggactgtctcgttaaaaaccttgccagtaaaacccagtaggacaaacctggacgaaggaaaaagagtacagtacactaacacccttttacaagcatactctccctcatgtcgatatccttgagttgatgcattccaatcctgtgtattaacttcttgaatgttgaggttggcaatgattttgtgaataaatctgctagattatcacttgagcgtatttgttgcacatcaatttcaccactcttctggagttcatgtgtataaaagaattttggtgaaatgtgtttagttctatctcctttaatataacccctgttatttgtgcaatgcatgcagcattatcttcaaataatgttgtcgggtcacctttgatagaggagagtccacatgattctcGAATATGCTGGATTatagatcttagccatatacattcacgacttgcttcatgaattgcagTATTTccgaatgatttgatgatgtggctaccattgtttgtttgacagatctccatgaaatagcagtaccattgcaattaaacacataccctgtttgtgacttgcctttatgtggatctgaaagatatcctgcatctgcatatccaagcaattgttgctttgattcccttgagtaaaataaacccatatcagtagttcagcgaagataacgcaatatatgtttgataccattccaatgtcttcgagttggagcggaactgtatcttgctaataaattgacagaaaaagcaatgtctggacgtgtacaattggcaagatacataagtgcaccaatagcactaagatacggtacttcaggaccaagtaactcttcatccttttcgcaaggacgaaatgggtcctttttcacatcaagtgatcggacaaccataggagaacttaaaggatgcgctttatccatataaaaacgtttcaaaactttcttaatgtatgttgattgatgtactaaaactccatttgggaaatgctcgatctgcaggccgagacaaaattttgtttttccaagatctttcatctcaaattcttttttcaagtaatttgttgttcttgtgagctcttcaggagttccaacaagatttaagtcatcaacatacactgcaataattgcaaatccggtttctgatttcttaatgaagatgcatgggcatatagggttattcacatacccttcttttagcaagtattcgctaaggcgattgtacacatgcgtccagattgctttaatccatacaaggatcgttgtaacttgattgagtacatgctacgaggctttgtattatttgcatcaggcaatttaaatccttcggggattttcatgtatatatcattatccatggatccatataatatgctgtaataacatccatgagacgcatatccagtccttctgagactgccaaactaattaagaaacgaaatgtgattgcgtccatgacaggagaatatgtttcctcgtagtcaataccaggtctctgcgagaaccttgtgctactaatcgcgctttatatcttatgatctcattattctcattgcgctttcgtacaaatacccatttgtacccaacaggctttacatcttcaggtgtttggactacaggtccaaaaacttctcgtttgttaatgagtttaattctgcctgtatagcttctttccattttggccaatcatttctatgtcgacattcttcaCATTTCAtggttcgggatcttcatcatttattatgatatcagaggccacttggaaagcaaaatattgttaataacaatattatttcgatcccatttttctcctgtttgtacataacttattgagatctcacaattttcaggtacctgtgcctcttcaggggcttcttgttcaatatgtgcctcttcgggggcttcttgttcaatttgtgcctcttcgggggctttctgcattatttgtgcctcttttagggctatagatttatcaattttaaactgatcagtcattttgatggtctcttctagagtgccaagtttttcttgggttctcctcttccggggagttacatcatttgagccgacaggtctaccacgcttcaggcgtatcttagattcatttgttaactgtcctacagggacatcaatccgtgctggagtatttgcagccgggatatgtgactttgtcactttcttggtatcaatgaatgcatctggtaattgatttgcaagattttgcaaatgaatgatcctttgaacttctagttcacattgatttgtacgaggatcaagatgggtcatagtagatgccttccaactaatttctcgtcgttcttcaagaatcgacttttctctccctaatgatgggaaaacactctcattaaatgacaatccgcaaagcgggctgtaaaaacatcgtctgtcaaaggttcaagatatcttatgatagatggagaatcaaaacctacataaacccaagtcttcgttgggacccattttagtgcgttgtgtaggtgcaattggtataTATACTGCAcaccaaagattcgtaagtgagagatatttggttgttttccaagcacaagttgtgaaggggagtattcatggtaagttgtaggtcgaatacagactaaagctgcagcatgcataatagcatgtcccaggcggaagtaggtaatttggttttcattagtaatggtcgagctattaattggagacatttgatgaaggattctgctaaaccattctgggtatgagtatgagcaacaagatgctcaatatttatccctactgacatgcaatagtcaatgaatgtttgagaagtaaattcgccagcattatcaagacgtattgtcttaattggataatctggaaattgtgctcgtaatctgattatttgtgcaaggagtctagcaaaggctacgttacgtgtagaaaggagacaaacatgtgaccactagtagaagcatctattaagatcataaaatacggaatggtccacatggtggatggataggcccacatatgtccccatgtattctttctaaaaagattggtgactcagatatgactttagtaaaagatggtctgattatcaatttaccttgtgagcaggcagcacatgagtattcattgggcgaaagaatcttctggttctttagtggatgcccatgtgagtgttcgattatttgacgcatcattgaagaccctgggtgacctagctgtcatgccaaaggacaaaaacttttggtcgttgaacttctggttcacgacaacatatgattcaataggctttatagttgtatgatacaacccagaggagacagccgggagtttttccattataagcttctggccagatATGATGGAAGTAatataaagatattctacattatcttcattcatagtttcaatatgatatccatttctgcgatatctttaaaactgagcaaatttcttctggatttgctagaatataacgcatcatttatatggaatctagttccatttggcaacattatgtttgctcttccagagccttcaactaagtttgtagtaccagatatggtacttacattagcttttattaatatcaattcgaggaaatatcttttatctcgaagaattgtgtgcgtgGTCGCACAGTCcgcgagacatacatcatcctcattcatcttgagaccaaataacacatggatttcagatataacaaaaaaaacagggcataatgtaaataacaaagtaaatcagatgtaaatataagacataataatatattatttatatataaagtaacatcaatcaatgttaatttttttcatcatttatcaaatggtctgttttttcattgggacctccaaagaaatcaatgtcatagtaggttaggtccaatccatcaccatcggtaaagttcatctctatctcttttcctttagcttttattgatgcttgatagaggtcgaccaaatgtttgggcgtacgacaggtacgcgaccaatgccccttcataccacatctataacaattattctcatagTTCTTAGGAGGTTATCTTGTATACGCTTccattttcttgtattgtctcagtattgttccacttctggtggtgcaatgaggctttcattttctgagaattattactataagaacatggtatcggggatttcCACGACCAATGACACGTCCTCGTCCTCGTCcacgtccacgagtttgggacgatattgcattcacttcaggaatggttcagatccagttggacgagactggtgatttctcatcaaaagctcattattttgttcagcaacaagaagacatgatattaattcagaatattttgtaaatctacgctctcgatattgctgctgcaggagcacattcgaggcatgaaacgtagtaaaagttttctctaacatgtcttcctctgtgattttttctccacacagctttaattgagagctgattttgaaaagtgcagagttgtattcactaacagttttaaaatcttgcaaccttaggtgcatccaatcatatcgagcttttgggagaatcacagttttctggtggtcatatctttctttcaaattactccatagagtaaatGGGTCCTTTaccgtaagatactcattttttaaaccttcatggaggtgatggcgaaggaaaatcaatgcttttgcgcgatcctgcagggatgcttgatttccttgtttgatcgtagctccaaggttcattgcatcaagatgtaattcagcatcaaggatccaagatagatagttctttcccgaaatgtcaagtgccacaaattcgagttttgtgatattcgacattgtcaaataacttcatatatatgacaaaacaatattattaaaatcagttataataacttgatagcattggtataactttgattataaacaaaatcaaataatttgtttataacttttaacaatatgtaacaaaacaaatcaacaataatataaatatgtaaaattttattctatataaataacttcaagtttaagatacgagaattaccttcagagcaattcgtgctgataacgtgttgtaaaacaaagacaaatataatgcaaatcaaagtagtagagataaaatatatcttactttgatatataatatggaagaaggaatcaaagaagagaattgagaaagtgaaagaaagagagaaagagagagaatgagaggaagagctttctttctttctcgggatgcttttacatggaggggtaagaagccttttataggcttcataatatgaactccatttactcatctttaagatgagtaatagGAGTTCATAAtggccatcaatgtggtcattcattcttttcatttacaacaaatttcatattatttaatcaattaatatttttaattcataaaaagaagttttaattaaaaagttcaTATAAATATTCTTAGTTTCCAAAAATGTATTATTCCAAAGAAATTATAATATGCATTTGGTGCATGAATCTACACCATCTAATATGTCAAAACACttagtttaaaatattgataattaaatacctcatcaagtcaattaaaataattataatgaattttaaattcaatatatcattattttaatatattattattcaattattcctaattttggaaaa
Proteins encoded in this window:
- the LOC117927920 gene encoding uncharacterized protein LOC117927920, with the protein product MYNCHNRFFISPSSFLTSSLLLSSLFIFPVSRSLSLSRSPTPSSSIMPATEYQGSFLGRISIRRNQIASMDGNHEQDLEDLEIFQKHVADRFSDLLSASDATADASVDPLLSIAWLRKLLDVFLCCEAEFKALVFMGRDPSHIARPPLDRLIPELLERVVKALDVCNAVTHGVESVRHWHKLAEIAVTALEQRPIGEGQVRRAKKALSSLVASMTVEDKESINSKATERAWSFGRRGSKDRVAGQFRSLSWTVSKSWSAAKQIQLMLGNIAAPRGAESTGLALPVFVMSIVLSFVTWTLVAAIPCQERSGLPTHFPIPRQLPWAQSIIGLQDRIGEDWKKKEKKGSAGLLEEMQKMEKLGQSLIEFADSFHFPAEPERVEEVAAQVTELAETCRKMEEGLGPLQQQIREVFHRMVRSRGEMLDILDQAGKVSSPIM